One genomic region from Vanacampus margaritifer isolate UIUO_Vmar chromosome 2, RoL_Vmar_1.0, whole genome shotgun sequence encodes:
- the LOC144042956 gene encoding uncharacterized protein LOC144042956: MCPEDEGPPGCNSSARLGVTLTCADLEGTHESSKTIWTSTGLNKTPQVEVHCPCNARENDKGCGSFVKRLMDAEAAIVSAAAQLVSFKDILNDAQSSVNRQRVSKQRGLLLQKMEDFRQINLVVRKTLNQLLDEETDRIDASTKIDALLNKILQIERDNQLLKGDLGVAERRAEELMYLQQKEQENIKSALNIAKSAEGIRARIQGQLRNKEAENNRLTVQVRTLERSLTQHKSEIDDLKASLAALTEQTSQEKEALKKASRVHKQKAERFEATLEKCLSQLQDKDFQLSTLLEMKETWTREKEQLTGENHKLDAQVELLQKQLIGIPMKLQKDMERQTVKVKERERERKKARIKGKEDMVKEREREHMELEAREKEREKQLEGSMKEPQDGKRELLKVWEERMKEREDQEEKEWVKGREERMKEDREKELVNVREKRVKERQKREDSEREWVKGSGERGVEEERELMKRREERENERKEQEDREREWVKGREERMKGQEDWEREWMKGRGERGVEEKRESMKRREERENERKEQEDREREWVKGREERMKEQEDWEREWMKRRGERENERKEQEDREREWVRGREESEKEREEDSEREWMKVREERMKERENQEEKEWVKGREERMKEDREKELVNVREKRMKERQKREDSEREWVKGRGERESMKRREERENERKEQEDREREWVRGREESEKERQEQEDREREWVKGREERMKEQENWEREWVKARGETMGQKEREWVKRREERDKERKEQEERELVKEREERMKEQEDRKRKWVKRREEWEKEQEERESVKVSEKRNKEQEKRELVKVQEERMKEQEDRKREWVKEREDWMKERKEQEDREREWVNRRKDWEKERKEQEEREWMKVREQSLKERKEQEDREREWVKGRGEWEKERKEQEDREREWVKGRGEWEKERKEQEDREREWVKRREEWEKERKEQEDREREWVKGRGEWEKERKEQEDRERECVKGRRERKEQEEREWVKRREERKKQEDKERKWVKERWEREKERKDWEKKCEEKEWIRERERRGLEKASEDSSEREETAETPAGHEGGKQQLERLREEKEHVSASYALLKLSFELLEKQFAECEAVLVQEKSASSEKDRRVEQFEKQVAELEAELSNVRIQSENVSQDLQRMQDEEHSKVDEVRQELQGRVEELQHLSKVLQETEQKLLACQEELQTSEKKCSEQSENLKKLQNELQTQVNLVKSTVELRESTEETSSKLQEQVDTLQKTLEQLSQEKLELERKLEVQEQSLCHSGQLLEQRSTRCTELERQLEQRMSECEALNRQLDQSSADLLDFKEQVKNVKEQVLSKDEALQITVNELRLLRQSKVTAEKQFEARVTELQLSLDKCESHKKSMQNYVDFLKNSYLMIFEDQISTFWSSTFMK; the protein is encoded by the exons ATGTGTCCCGAGGATGAAGGGCCTCCTGGCTGCAACTCCTCAGCCAGGCTGGGTGTGACTCTGACTTGTGCAGACCTTGAAGGCACTCATGAATCCTCAAAGACCATCTGGACCAGCACCGGTCTCAATAAAACCCCACAGGTTGAGGTCCACTG TCCATGTAATGCCAGGGAGAATGACAAAGGGTGTGGATCGTTCGTGAAGAGATTGATGGACGCCGAAGCTGCCATCGTCTCTGCAGCTGCACAGCTTGTGTCATTTAAAGACATTCTGAAT GATGCACAATCGTCCGTCAACAGGCAGCGCGTGTCCAAGCAGAGAGGACTCTTGCTGCAGAAGATGGAGGACTTTCGGCAAATCAACCTGGTTGTGCGAAAAACACTGAACCAGCTTCTGGACGAGGAG ACTGATCGCATTGATGCAAGCACCAAGATTGACGCTTTGCTGAATAAGATCCTACAGATTGAACGTGACAATCAG CTTTTAAAAGGTGATCTTGGTGTAGCAGAAAGAAGAGCAGAGGAGTTGATGTATCTGCAACAAAAGGAACAG GAGAACATCAAGAGTGCTCTTAACATAGCCAAGTCTGCAGAAGGCATACGCGCCCGTATACAGGGGCAGCTACGCAACAAGGAAGCAGAAAACAATCGACTGACTGTGCAAGTGCGG ACTCTAGAGCGATCCCTGACTCAACACAAGTCAGAGATAGACGACCTGAAAGCATCCCTGGCAGCTCTGACGGAGCAAACCTCACAAGAGAAGGAGGCCCTCAAGAAGGCCTCACGTGTGCACAAGCAGAAAGCTGAGCGATTCGAGGCCACCCTCGAAAAGTGCCTCAGTCAGCTACAGGATAAG GACTTCCAGCTGTCAACTCTCCTAGAAATGAAAGAGACGTGGACGCGGGAGAAGGAGCAGCTGACCGGAGAGAACCACAAACTAGATGCTCAGGTGGAATTACTGCAAAA GCAACTAATCGGCATCCCGATGAAGCTGCAGAAGGACATGGAGAGGCAAACGGTGAAAGTGAAGGAGAGAGAAAGGGAAAGGAAGAAAGCAAGGATAAAGGGAAAGGAGGACATggtgaaggagagagagagggagcacATGGAGTTGGAGGCGAGGGAGAAGGAAAGGGAGAAGCAATTAGAGGGGAGCATGAAGGAGCCACAGGACGGGAAGAGGGAATTGCTGAAGGTATGGGAGGAGAGGATGAAGGAGAGGGAGGACCAGGAGGAGAAAGAATGGGTGAAGGGAAGGGAAGAGAGGATGAAGGAGGACAGGGAGAAGGAATTGGTGAACGTAAGGGAGAAGAGGGTGAAGGAGAGGCAGAAGCGGGAGGACAGTGAGAGGGAATGGGTGAAGGGAAGTGGGGAGAGGGgggtggaggaggagagggaatTGATGAAGAGAAGGGAGGAGAGGGAGAATGAGAGAAAGGAGCAGGAGGACAGGGAGAGGGAATGGGTGAAAGGAAGGGAAGAGAGGATGAAGGGACAGGAGGACTGGGAGAGGGAATGGATGAAGGGAAGGGGGGAGAGGGGGGTGGAGGAGAAGAGGGAATCGATGAAGAGAAGGGAGGAGAGGGAGAATGAGAGAAAGGAGCAGGAGGACAGGGAGAGGGAATGGGTGAAAGGAAGGGAAGAGAGGATGAAGGAACAGGAGGACTGGGAGAGGGAATGGATGAAGAGAAGGGGGGAGAGGGAGAATGAGAGAAAGGAGCAGGAGGACAGGGAGAGGGAATGGGtgaggggaagggaagagagTGAGAAGGAGAGGGAGGAGGACAGTGAGAGGGAATGGATGAAGGTAAGGGAGGAGAGGATGAAGGAGAGGGAGAATCAGGAGGAGAAAGAATGGGTGAAGGGAAGGGAAGAGAGGATGAAGGAGGACAGGGAGAAGGAATTGGTGAACGTAAGGGAGAAGAGGATGAAGGAGAGGCAGAAGCGGGAGGACAGCGAGAGGGAATGGGTGAAGGGAAGGGgg gagagggaatCGATGAAGAGAAGGGAGGAGAGGGAGAATGAGAGAAAGGAACAGGAGGACAGGGAGAGGGAATGGGtgaggggaagggaagagagTGAGAAGGAGAGGCAGGAGCAGGAGGACAGGGAGAGGGAATGGGTGAAAGGAAGGGAAGAGAGGATGAAGGAACAGGAGAACTGGGAGAGGGAATGGGTGAAGGCAAGGGGGGAGACGATGGGGCAGAAGGAGAGGGAATGGGTGAAGAGAAGGGAAGAGAGGGACAAGGAGAGGAAGGAGCAGGAGGAGAGAGAATTGGTGAAGGAGCGGGAAGAAAGGATGAAGGAGCAGGAGGACAGGAAGAGGAAATGGGTGAAGAGAAGAGAGGAGTGGGAGAAGGAGCAGGAGGAGAGGGAATCAGTGAAGGTAAGTGAGAAGAGGAACAAGGAGCAGGAGAAGAGAGAATTGGTGAAGGTACAGGAAGAAAGGATGAAGGAGCAGGAGGACAGGAAGAGGGAATGGGTGAAGGAAAGGGAAGACTGGATGAAGGAAAGGAAGGAGCAGGAGGATAGAGAGAGGGAATGGGTGAACCGAAGGAAGGATTGGGAGAAGGAGAGGAAGGAGCAGGAGGAGAGGGAATGGATGAAGGTAAGGGAGCAGAGTCTGAAGGAGAGGAAGGAGCAGGAGGATAGAGAGAGGGAATGGGTGAAGGGAAGAGGGGAGTGGGAGAAGGAGAGGAAGGAGCAGGAGGACAGGGAGAGGGAATGGGTGAAGGGAAGAGGGGAGTGGGAGAAGGAGAGGAAGGAGCAGGAGGACAGGGAGAGGGAATGGGTGAAGAGAAGAGAGGAGTGGGAGAAGGAGAGGAAGGAGCAGGAGGATAGAGAGAGGGAATGGGTGAAGGGAAGAGGGGAGTGGGAGAAGGAGAGGAAGGAGCAGGAGGACAGGGAGAGGGAATGTGTGAAGGGAAGGAGGGAGAGGAAGGAGCAGGAGGAGAGGGAATGGGTTAAGAGAAGGGAGGAGAGGAAGAAGCAGGAGGACAAGGAGAGAAAATGGGTGAAGGAAAGGTgggagagggagaaagagagaaaggacTGGGAGAAAAAATGTGAAGAGAAGGAATGGatcagagagagggagaggagggGGTTGGAGAAGGCCAGCGAGGACAGCTCGGAAAGGGAGGAGACGGCCGAGACCCCCGCAGGGCATGAAGGTGGGAAGCAGCAACTCGAAAGACTCCGAGAGGAAAAGGAGCACGTCAGCGCCAGTTATGCTCTGCTCAAG CTGTCCTTTGAGCTGTTGGAGAAGCAGTTTGCTGAGTGTGAGGCAGTTCTGGTCCAAGAGAAGAGTGCGTCGAGTGAAAAGGACCGCAGAGTTGAACAGTTTGAAAAGCAG GTTGCAGAGCTTGAAGCAGAGTTGAGCAATGTGAGGATCCAATCTGAAAATGTATCACAGGATCTTCAGCGAATGCAAGATGAAGAACACTCAAAAGTTGATGAG GTGAGGCAGGAGCTGCAGGGTCGCGTCGAAGAGCTGCAGCATTTGTCTAAAGTGCTGCAAGAGACCGAGCAGAAGCTGCTCGCTTGCCAGGAGGAGCTGCAAACCTCAGAGAAGAAGTGCTCAGAACAGTCAGAGAACCTTAAGAAGCTGCAGAATGAG CTGCAGACTCAAGTGAATTTGGTGAAATCGACCGTGGAGCTAAGAGAGTCCACTGAAGAGACCAGTTCCAAACTACAAGAGCAAGTGGACACCCTGCAAAA gaCGCTTGAGCAGCTGAGCCAAGAGAAGCTGGAGCTGGAACGGAAGCTGGAGGTCCAAGAGCAATCTCTTTGCCACAGCGGCCAGCTGCTTGAACAGCGCTCCACGCGTTGCACAGAGCTCGAACGCCAGCTGGAGCAACGGATGTCCGAATGCGAAGCGCTCAACCGGCAGCTGGATCAATCCTCAGCAGACTTATTGGATTTCAAAGAACAA gttaaaaatgtcaaagagCAAGTTTTGTCCAAAGACGAGGCCCTTCAGATCACCGTTAACGAGCTGAGGCTTCTCCGTCAGAGCAAAGTAACG GCGGAGAAGCAGTTTGAGGCGCGTGTGACGGAGCTGCAGCTCAGCCTGGACAAGTGCGAAAGTCACAAGAAGAGCATGCAGAACTATGTGGACTTCCTCAAAAACTCTTACCTGATGATATTTGAAGATCAAATATCCACTTTTTGGTCCTCGACTTTTATGAAATGA
- the ift22 gene encoding intraflagellar transport protein 22 homolog translates to MFKAKILLIGPNESGKTVLANFLSDTTENVGGVYRPTQAVRILEFESQLDGSGDLKSCEVELWDCSGDFKFESCWPALTKDCSGVMIVFNPDVPSHLKEIETWHSMFISSQGLQDSQCLLIAHHKPGSAIEEGRLPLASQLSRLTLIHSEMEEEPEDLRRAFCRYLGKVVNTLSESREQEEMSIIT, encoded by the exons ATGTTCAAGGCTAAAATACTCCTAATTGGTCCAAACGAG AGTGGGAAAACCGTCCTTGCAAATTTTCTCTCCGACACAACAGAAAATGTGGGAGGCGTATACAGACCCACTCAAGCAGTCAG GATACTAGAATTTGAATCACAACTGGATGGTAGTGGTGACTTGAAATCATGCGAGGTTGAGCTGTGGGACTGTTCCGGCGACTTCAA GTTTGAGTCGTGCTGGCCTGCACTCACCAAGGACTGCAGCGGTGTGATGATTGTTTTTAATCCCGACGTTCCCAGTCACCTGAAAGAAATTGAAACCTGGCACTCGATGTTCATCTCCTCGCAAGGCTTGCAGGACAGCCAGTGTCTGCTCATTGCACATCACAAGCCCGGCAGCGCAATCGAAGAAGGGCGACTACCTTTAG cCTCACAGCTGAGCAGACTTACACTTATTCACTCTGAAATGGAGGAAGAGCCCGAGGACCTGAGGCGAGCTTTTTGCAGATACTTGGGGAAAGTTGTAAATACACTTTCGGAAAGTCGGGAGCAGGAGGAGATGTCCATCATCACGTAG